A genomic stretch from Aquila chrysaetos chrysaetos chromosome 1, bAquChr1.4, whole genome shotgun sequence includes:
- the SHISA3 gene encoding protein shisa-3 homolog yields the protein MAGRRRAPPLLLLRCLLLGLLGGGGGGQPGGGEYCHGWVDGQGGYHEGFQCPEGFDTAAATICCGSCALRYCCAAAEARLEQGGCTNDREPPDPGVTAQPIYVPFLIVGSIFIAFIIVGSLVAVYCCTCLRPKQPSQPIRFSLRSYQTETLPMILASTSFRTPSRQSSTATSSSSTGGSVRRFSFPRAEPGCLVASPPPPYTSGCFQAAHAVHLTQPSGFLVSPPYFGYPLQAEPALAGKSCSDFSQS from the exons atggcggggcggcggcgggcgccgccgctgctgctgctgcgctgcctcctgctggggctgctgggcggcggcggcgggggccaGCCCGGCGGCGGCGAGTACTGCCACGGCTGGGTGGACGGGCAGGGCGGCTACCACGAGGGCTTCCAGTGCCCCGAGGGCTTCGACACGGCGGCCGCCACCATCTGCTGCGGCTCCTGCGCGCTGCGCTACTGCTGCGCCGCCGCCGAGGCCCGCCTGGAGCAGGGCGGCTGCACCAACGACCGGGAGCCCCCGGACCCGGGAGTCACCGCCC aaCCAATCTACGTTCCATTCCTCATTGTTGGATCAATATTTATTGCCTTCATTATCGTGGGCTCTCTGGTGGCGGTTTATTGTTGCACATGTTTAAGACCTAAACAGCCGTCGCAGCCGATACGCTTTTCTCTGCGGAGCTATCAGACCGAGACTCTTCCCATGATCCTGGCCTCGACAAGCTTCAGGACACCGTCGAGGCAGTCCAGTACCGCGACAAGTTCCAGTTCGACTGGCGGCTCTGTTCGCAGGTTCTCCTTTCCCCGGGCAGAGCCGGGGTGCCTTGTGGCATCGCCCCCTCCGCCCTACACGTCTGGCTGCTTCCAGGCAGCCCACGCAGTCCACCTGACCCAGCCATCGGGGTTTCTGGTGTCACCGCCGTACTTTGGGTACCCTCTCCAGGCAGAGCCTGCCCTGGCTGGGAAGAGCTGTTCCGATTTTAGTCAGAGCTGA